The proteins below come from a single Malus sylvestris chromosome 3, drMalSylv7.2, whole genome shotgun sequence genomic window:
- the LOC126614649 gene encoding uncharacterized protein LOC126614649, producing the protein MGRQYNSEQSAKKLLTNSTIFLKQPFHILTLTLLSLLLPLSFLLLSRLSCANCLLSLSFPTLIIPPPEPSNYDSSCIFYIFLNAATPFLYLLVSIITIAAFIHCITRKIIIITELSPIFRPRLNTAWIFLCTLQVCVGLGIKGSIDAEVDGCATFGGVVDGKICLSSRKIFFLGLHETMLHWCRVVVKPVMDDTIFGGAREEKWVERVAIAAGFGCLWWWRLRDEVESLVVVAIAKRELAMGLGMADFVGWWLYYLTVAIGMVRVVKGLMWFSMVLLCRRTEAKLCNDCGEDHGRQDNKV; encoded by the coding sequence ATGGGTCGGCAGTACAATTCGGAACAAAGTGCTAAGAAGCTCTTGACCAATTCAACTATCTTCCTAAAACAACCTTTCCATATTCTCACACTCACCCTCCTCAGTTTATTGCTTCCCCTCTCATTCCTCCTCCTATCCAGGCTATCTTGCGCCAACTGTCTCTTAAGCTTAAGCTTCCCCACTCTCATCATTCCTCCTCCTGAGCCCTCCAACTACGATTCATCATGCATCTTCTATATCTTCCTCAATGCTGCTACCCCTTTTCTCTATCTTCttgtttccatcatcaccaTAGCCGCCTTTATCCACTGCATAACAAGAAAAATCATCATCATAACCGAGTTGAGTCCCATTTTCCGTCCCCGTTTGAACACTGCTTGGATATTCCTGTGCACATTGCAAGTCTGCGTCGGTTTGGGAATCAAAGGTAGCATCGACGCTGAGGTAGATGGGTGCGCTACTTTTGGCGGTGTTGTTGATGGCAAAATATGTTTGTCGAGcagaaaaatatttttcctaGGGTTGCATGAGACAATGCTTCATTGGTGTAGGGTTGTGGTGAAGCCGGTGATGGATGACACGATTTTCGGTGGCGCTAGAGAGGAAAAGTGGGTTGAGAGGGTGGCAATAGCTGCCGGCTTTGGTTGTTTGTGGTGGTGGAGGTTGAGGGACGAGGTTGAGTCTTTGGTTGTTGTGGCTATAGCTAAAAGAGAGCTGGCAATGGGCTTAGGAATGGCTGACTTTGTTGGTTGGTGGCTATATTACCTCACTGTGGCTATTGGTATGGTTAGGGTGGTAAAGGGTCTTATGTGGTTTTCCATGGTTTTGTTATGTAGAAGGACAGAAGCCAAACTTTGTAACGATTGCGGAGAAGATCATGGTCGCCAAGACAACAAGGTCTAA
- the LOC126614646 gene encoding probable ethylene response sensor 1 produces the protein MESCDCIDAQWPPDELLVKYQYISDVFIALAYFSIPLELIYFVQKSAFFPYRWVLVQFGAFIVLCGATHFINVWTFSMHTKTVAIFMTVAKVSCAVVSCVTALMLVHIIPDLLSVKKRELSLKSRAEELDKEMGLMLTQEETGRHVRMLTHEIRSTLDRHTILKTTLVELGRTLGLQECALWMPSRTGMNLQLSHTLNYHIQAGSSVSMDLPVVNEVFNSSRAIRIPYTCPLARIKLLVGRYVPPEVVALRVPLLNLSNFQINDWPDVSAKSYAIMVLILPMDGTRKWREHELELVDVVADQVAVALSHAAILEESMRARKQLTEQNDALDLVWREAEMAIHARDDFLAVMNHEMRTPMHAIIALSSLLLETELTPEERLMIETALKSNNLLETLVNDVLDLSRLEDDSLELDNERFNLHGVFREVMNLVQPVASVKKLSMTLIQSPDLPVYAVGDENRLLQTILNVAGNAVKFTKQGYISITASVAKSESSRDWQPPEFYSASTDGYFYLRVQVKDFGCRVLLEDIPHLFTKFSQPRNGSNQINNGAGLRLAICKRFVNTMGCHIWIESEGIDRGSIVAFIVQLGICDNHSDTTAHQVQIAT, from the coding sequence ATGGAGTCCTGTGATTGCATAGACGCGCAGTGGCCCCCAGATGAGCTGCTGGTGAAATATCAGTACATCTCTGATGTGTTCATTGCCCTTGCCTATTTCTCCATTCCCTTGGAGCTCATATATTTTGTGCAGAAATCCGCTTTCTTTCCGTACAGATGGGTGCTTGTGCAGTTCGGTGCCTTCATTGTTCTTTGTGGAGCAACCCATTTCATAAATGTTTGGACTTTCTCTATGCACACCAAAACTGTTGCCATATTCATGACTGTTGCCAAGGTTTCGTGTGCCGTTGTATCGTGTGTTACCGCTCTAATGCTCGTTCACATTATCCCGGATTTGCTAAGCGTCAAGAAACGGGAGCTGTCGCTGAAGAGCAGAGCTGAAGAGCTTGACAAGGAGATGGGGCTTATGCTCACTCAGGAAGAAACAGGAAGGCATGTTAGGATGCTGACTCATGAAATTCGAAGCACGTTGGATAGGCACACTATATTGAAAACTACCCTTGTTGAGTTGGGTAGAACTCTAGGCCTCCAGGAATGCGCGTTATGGATGCCGTCCAGAACTGGTATGAACCTACAGCTTTCTCACACTCTGAACTACCACATACAAGCTGGTTCATCTGTGTCAATGGACCTTCCTGTTGTCAACGAAGTCTTCAATAGTTCTCGGGCAATTCGTATACCATATACCTGCCCATTGGCAAGAATCAAACTGCTTGTGGGAAGATATGTACCACCTGAGGTTGTTGCTCTGCGGGTGCCCCTTTTAaatctttcaaattttcaaatcaatGACTGGCCGGATGTCTCTGCCAAAAGCTACGCAATCATGGTTTTGATTCTTCCCATGGATGGCACCAGAAAGTGGCGAGAACATGAACTGGAGCTGGTTGATGTTGTGGCAGATCAGGTAGCTGTTGCTCTTTCACATGCTGCTATTCTGGAAGAGTCTATGCGAGCCCGTAAACAGCTCACGGAGCAGAACGATGCTTTAGATTTAGTTTGGAGAGAAGCAGAGATGGCAATCCATGCCCGCGATGATTTCCTTGCTGTCATGAACCATGAAATGAGGACACCAATGCATGCAATCATTGCATTGTCTTCTCTTCTGTTAGAGACGGAACTGACTCCGGAAGAAAGGCTTATGATAGAGACAGCACTAAAGAGTAACAACCTTTTGGAAACACTTGTTAATGATGTGTTAGATCTTTCTAGACTTGAAGATGATAGCCTAGAATTAGACAATGAAAGATTTAACCTCCATGGAGTTTTCAGAGAGGTAATGAATTTGGTACAGCCCGTCGCATCTGTGAAGAAGTTGTCTATGACTTTGATTCAATCCCCAGACTTACCTGTGTATGCCGTTGGAGATGAGAATCGGCTGTTGCAAACTATTCTCAACGTTGCCGGTAATGCTGTGAAGTTCACAAAGCAGGGCTATATTTCAATTACAGCATCTGTTGCGAAATCAGAATCTTCAAGAGACTGGCAACCACCGGAGTTTTATTCAGCGTCAACTGATGGTTACTTCTACCTACGAGTTCAGGTTAAGGATTTTGGTTGTAGGGTTCTCCTAGAAGATATTCCTCATCTTTTCACCAAGTTTTCTCAGCCCCGAAATGGATCCAATCAAATAAACAACGGTGCAGGACTTAGACTTGCCATTTGCAAACGGTTTGTAAACACCATGGGATGTCATATTTGGATTGAAAGCGAGGGTATCGACAGAGGGAGTATCGTTGCATTCATCGTCCAACTAGGGATATGCGACAATCATAGTGATACAACAGCACACCAGGTCCAGATAGCCACCTAA